The DNA segment ATGGTGCCGCTCTCGAAAAGCGGTCTTCGCGCAAGCGGAGCGTGGGTTCGAATCCCACCCTCTCCGTTTTATAAATTAAATGACTGGCCTGGCAAGCTGTTATATAATGCCTATTTGTCTTAAAGACGGTTTGCGGAGAGGTGCTGGAGTGGCCTATCAGGCACGCCTGGAGAGCGTGTGTAGCCTTTGGCTACCGTGGGTTCGAATCCCACCCTCTCCGCCATTATATTTCTATTAGATGGCTTCTGACTGAGTATATCATTGTTTAATACTCGTCATTAGCCGATTGTCTGCACTATGTCTCTATGATAGAATTGCCTTGAAGATGACAGATAAAGACCTCAAATACTGGGTGGGTTTCAGCCTCATACCGGGCATCGGGCGCGTGCGTTTCGCCCAGCTAGAAAACCATTTCGGCAGCTTGGAAGACGCCTGGCAGGCAGCGTCCGGCGAATTGAAAAAGGCTGGCCTTGACCGCAATGCAGTACAGGCGATTACAACCTGGATACCAAAGATTTCTTTAGACGATGAAATGGAAAAACTGTCCCGCTACGGGGTAAAAGTCTTTACCTGTAATGACGAAGCGTACCCATCTCGGTTGAAAGAGATTTATGACTACCCGCCGCTGCTGTATATCAGGGGTGAACTGCTGCCGCAGGACGAGTGGTGTCTGGCGGTGGTCGGCACCCGGCGGGCAACCGTTTACGGGAGGCAGGTAACGGAGGAGATAGTGGCTGACCTGGCACGGAGCCAAATTACCACGGTCAGTGGCCTGGCCAAAGGCATCGATTCCGTGGCCCACCAGGCGGCGCTGGATGCGGGAGGCAGGAGCATCGCCGTCTTTGCCTGCGGGCTTGACATTGTCTATCCCAGCGAGAATGCGGACCTGGCCCGGAGGATTATGCAACAGGGCGCTCTCATCAGCGAATACCCTCTGGGCACAAGGCCAAGGGCGGACAACTTCCCCCGCCGCAACCGGATTATGAGCGGACTAAGCATGGGAGTGCTCGTCGTTGAGGCGGATATAACCAGCGGTGCCATGATAACGGCGCGGTTCGCGCTGGAGCAAAACCGCGAGGTATTTGCCGTTCCCGGCAGCATTCTTTCGCCGGCCAGTCGGGGTACAAATCATCTTATTCAGGAAGGTGCCAAACTGGTGCGCGATTATACCGATATCCTGGAAGAGCTTAACCTGATGACGATAGCGCGGCAGATAGAGATGAAAGAGATACTGCCCGCTTCCGACACGGAGTCCTTGCTGCTGAAACAATTGAGCGCCGAGCCAATTCATATCGATGAAGTTTGCCGCAGCAGCGGGCTTCCGGTGTCCACTGTCAGCAGCACTTTGGCGATGATGGAACTGAAAGGGTTAGTCAAGCAGATGGGACCGATGAGCTATATACTGGCCAGAGAGGTCAGGGAGGAATATCGAGTGAGGGTGGATTAATATCATGGCGAAGAATCTTGTAATCGTAGAATCACCGGCGAAGGCCAGGACACTGCTCAAGATACTGGGCAGCAGCTACAGCCTGAAAGCATCGCTGGGCCACATAAGGGATTTGCCCAAGAGTGAACTGGGTGTGGACGTAGAAAACGGTTTTGCTCCCAGATATGTGGTACCGAAGGCGAAAAGCAAGATCGTTAATGAGCTGAAAAAGGCAGTTAAAAACGCGTCCACAGTCTATCTGGCCACCGACCCTGACCGTGAAGGAGAGGCCATTGCCTGGCATCTGGCTGAAGTAACGAAATCAGGCCGCAAACCATATCGCCGCGTCGTTTTCCACGAAATAACCAGCGGAGCGGTCAAACAGGCGTTCCAGCACTCTCGCTCTATAGACATGCAGCTGGTCAACGCACAGCAGGCACGGCGCATCCTGGATAGACTGGTCGGCTATAAACTCAGCCCTTTGCTCTGGAAGAAGGTGAGGCGCGGCCTTTCCGCGGGGAGAGTCCAGTCTGCCACAGTGAAAATAATCGTGGACCGTGAGCGTGAGATACAGGGCTTTGTGCCGGTGGAGTACTGGACAATTGAAGCTGAACTGGCCAAAAAAGGAGATAAAGTTCCGTTCAGGGCCATGTTAATCGGCCTCATGGACGGCGCCAAGGTAGGCATCCCCAATGAGCAGGAAGCAAGTCGGGTTAAAGGAGAGCTGGAGCAGGCGAGCTATCGTGTCTACCGGGTCAATATGAAAAAAGTTAACCGTCAGCCGGCTCCCCCTTTCATTACCAGTACTCTGCAGCAGGAGGCCTGGCGCAAGCTGCGCTTTACCGCCAAGCAGACGATGGCGATTGCCCAGCAGCTTTACGAAGGTCTGCCCATTGACGATGAAGGGAGTGTGGGGCTTATCACCTATATGCGCACCGATTCTACCCGGGTGGCGTCTTCCGCTATTGCCGAGACCAGAGACTACATCGGGGAGAAGCACGGTGCCCAGTACCTGCCGTCTCATACCCGCATTTTCAGGGGGACTGTACGTGGGGCGCAGGAAGCGCATGAAGCCATCCGCCCTACCCGCATATACCGGGAGCCTTCGCTGGTCAAGAAATACCTGACGGCGAGCCAGTATCGACTCTATGACCTTATCTGGAAACGTATGGTAGCCAGCCAGATGGCGGCGGCTGTCTTCGATAATACTACCGTGGACATTGAAGCTAAATGTCCGGAAACCGATTACTTACTGAGAACTTCCAGCTCGGTGAATGTATTTCCCGGATTTATCGTCCTCTACAGTGAGAGCAAGGATGAGGCGGATGAAGAGGAAAAGAAGGGCAAATTACCCTCATTAAGGAAAAACGAGGACTTGAAACTTCTGGGAATATACCTGGAGCAGTGCTTTACCCAGCCGTCACCCCGCTTCACCGAGGCCACGCTGGTCAAGATGCTGGAGCAGTGGGGCATTGGCCGTCCCAGCACCTATGCACCGATCCTTTCCACCATCCAGGACCGGGGCTACGTAAGCAAGGTCAGGGGCTGTTTCCAGCCCACTGAACTGGGCGTTCTGGTAAACGACCTGTTAAATCAGCATTTCGCTGACATCATTGATATTCGGTTTACTGCCAGTATGGAAGACGAACTCGACGATATCGTGAAGAAAAACCGCAATTGGGCCAGCGTCGTTCAGGATTTTTATACACCATTCAATAAGGACCTGGAGAATGCTTTTCAACAAGCGGAGAGAGTAAAGCTGCCCGTTGAATTGACCGATGAGACCTGTCCGGAATGCGGCAAACCTCTGGCCGTAAAGCTGGGGAGATACGGTAAATTCCTTGCCTGCAGCGGTTACCCGGAGTGCAAGTATACGAAGTCATACCAGCTCAAGACGGGAGTTAAATGTCCCGAGTGTGGCGGTGAGCTTGTGGAACGGGTAAGCAAGAAAAAACGCATCTTTTATGGCTGCGGCAATTATCCAGAGTGTACGTTCGCCGTTTTCTATAAACCCCTCCCCGACCCCTGCCCCAAATGCGGTGGATTGCTGACGCAGCACATGGGCAGGTACGCCAAGTGTACCAAGTGCGACTACAAAGGGAAGCTCGAACGTGAGCAGTGATATGCAGGAAGCACTGAATAAATATGTGAACTATCTGGAAGCGGAGCGAGGGCTCTCGCCGTATACGGTGCGAAATTACACCATGGACCTTATCGGCAACTACGCACGCGGTTCAGAGAAAGGCTTCTTCCAATTTCTCAGGGTTAAACAGATTGATTCGCTCGACGAAGTGGACAAGCAGGTCCTCCGCGACTACATGGCGTGGCTTATGGAGCAGGGCGTGGTCAAGAGCAGCATCGCCCGCAAGCTGTCGGCCATCCGCTCCTTCTACCGTTATCTGCTGAGGGAAGAGAAAGTGTCGGCCAATCCGCTGGAAAAAGTTTCCTCCCCGAAGCTGGACCGTCGTCTCCCGTCTTTTCTCACCGCAGAAGAAACAGTGCGACTCCTGGAAGCACCCGACCTGTCAACTCCTCAAGGGCTGCGTAACCGGGCCCTGTTGGAATTGCTCTATGCTTCGGGGATGCGGGTCAGCGAGCTGGAGAGCCTGAACCTCGAGCAGTTGAATATGGAAACAAAGGAAATCCGGGTCTGGGGCAAGGGTTCAAAGGAGCGAATGGTGCTCATCGGTGAGCCGGCAGCGCATGCCTTGAATAACTACCTCGTACAGGGGCGTCCTGTTTTGCTGGGTAAGAAGAAGACAAACGCCGTTTTTCTCAATCAGTATGGCGGGCGGCTGCCAGCACGAAGGATACAGAAAATTCTGGACAGATGCGCACGGAAAGCTGGCATCGAGAAGAGAGTTCACCCCCACGTTCTCAGGCACACCTTTGCCACCCACCTTCTCGATGGCGGTGCCGATTTAAGGGTCGTTCAGGAGCTGCTCGGCCATGCCCAGCTGGCGACCACTCAGGTGTATACTCACGTCAGCCAGAGTCAGGCGCGGAAGATATATCAGTCCGCCCACCCGATGGCCAGAAAGAGAGATAACGGGGTTGAAAACGAATAACCGGTTGTCGCGGTTGCGGCAGAGACTGGCCGAACTGGAAGTTGATGCCATCTTTGTCTCCCAGCCGGAGAACCGTCGCTACCTTTCTGACTTCGACGGCTCTGCCGGGTATTTACTCATCACCGATAAGGACGCTGTTATCGCCACGGACTTTCGCTACATAGAACAGGTTAAACAGCAGTCTCCAGACTACCGGCTGTTCCAGATAGCTGGTGATATGCTCGACTGGTTTCCCGAGCTAATCGCTGACCTTCGGGGTCAGAAACTTGGTCTTGAGTCCCAGTATATATCGCTTGCTATGCATCGTCAGATAAGCGATATAATGAAAAAAATGGAATCTGCTCCCAAATCTGTCTTTTTGGAAGGATTGGTGGAATCGCTGCGAGCGATTAAGGACGCTGAGGAAATCGAGCTCATCGCCCGGGCCGCGGACATAAGCGATAAAGCCTTTGGGTATATCGAGCAAAATATAAAAGCTGGCATGACTGAAAAAGAGGTGGCCTGGGAGGTGGAGAAATTTATGCGTGAACATGGCAGTCAGGCGGTGCCGTTTGACATCATTGTTGCTTCCGGCCCCAATGCTGCCCTGCCCCATGCCCGACCTTCGGAGCGTGTTATTCAGAAAGGAGAGCCGGTGCTCATGGATTTTGGCGCCAGGGTAAACGGCTACGCCAGCGACCTGACCCGTACCATCTGCCTTGGCGAACCTGATGATAATTTCAAAAAAGTGTACGACGTCGTTCTTGGTGCGCAGCTGGCGGCGATAGAACTCCTCAAGGAAGGTATGACCGGGGAGCAGGCAGACAACCTGGCGCGGACGGTTATTACTGAAGCTGGCTATGCTGAGGCTTTCGGGCATGCGCTGGGTCACGGAGTCGGTCTGGCGGCGCATGAGGCACCGCGCCTCGGGCCGGGCTCCGGTGAGAAACTGGTTTCCGGCATGGTGTTTACCATTGAACCTGGTATCTATCTCCCCGGCTGGGGCGGGGTCAGGACTGAAGATTTGGTTGTTCTGGAGAACGGAAAACTGAGAGTACTTTCGAAAGCGAGGAAGACGTAAAATGATCAGCGGTGGTGAACTGCGAAAAGGAATTATCATTGAGCTTGACGGCACGCTTTATCAGGTGGTGAACTATCAGCACGTCAAGATGAAGCGGACCGCGCTGGCACGTGTCAAGCTGCGCGACCTGAGTGCCGGCCATACCACCGAGCGCAGTTTCCAGTCTGATGACAAGCTGGTGCGGGCACGCCTTGATTCACGCCCGATGCAGTATCTCTATAATGATGAGGACGTGTACTATTTCATGGATGTGGAAAGCTTTGAGCAAATTGAAATCAACCGCGCCCGGCTGGGCGATACATTAAATTACTTGAAAGAGGGCTTTATCGTGGAGGTATCCAGCTACAAAGGTGAGGTGGTCGATATCGAATCGCCCGTAGCTGTGGAGCTTGAGGTTACCGCTACCGAGCCCGGTTTCAAAGGTGACACCGCTACCGGCGGCAGCAAACCGGCAACACTGGAAACGGGCCTGACGCTTCAAGTTCCGCTCTTCATCAATGAGGGCGATGTCATCAAGGTCGACACTCGTACCGGTGAATACCTGGAAAGGAGCAGTTGAGTCAGTTGCTGAAAGCAGACCTTCATGTCCACACCGAGTATTCGATGGACTGCAGTATGCCTTTGAATGTAATAATTGAACGGTGCCAGCAACTTGGCATCAACTGTATAGCCATCGCCGACCACGGCACGGTTGAAGGTGCACTCGAAATGCAGCGTATCGCCCCCTTCACCGTAATCGTTGCCGAGGAGATATTGACCCCGCATGGCGAATTAATGGGCATGTTCCTCAAAGAAAGTATCCCCAGCGGCCTCTCCGTGGAGCAGACGATTGCTCAAATCAGGGCACAGGGCGGCATAGTGTGCGTTCCGCATTCTTTTGACGTTTTCCGGCCGTCGGCCCTGAGCGATAAGATAGTTGAAGAAATCGCACAGGAAATTGAGGTCATTGAGGTCTTCAATGCCAGGAGCCTGCTCCACCGCAGTTACGAGAAGGCGCTGGCTTTTACCAATAAATACAACATTGCCCAGAGTGCCGGCAGCGATGCCCATACACCGGGTGAGATAGGCAATGCCTGTGTAGAAATGCCGGAGTTTGAAGGTCGTGATGACTTTCTTCAAGCGCTGGCCAAGGGCAAAATCATCGGCCACCGGACCAGTCCTTTAACTCACT comes from the Chloroflexota bacterium genome and includes:
- the dprA gene encoding DNA-processing protein DprA; this encodes MTDKDLKYWVGFSLIPGIGRVRFAQLENHFGSLEDAWQAASGELKKAGLDRNAVQAITTWIPKISLDDEMEKLSRYGVKVFTCNDEAYPSRLKEIYDYPPLLYIRGELLPQDEWCLAVVGTRRATVYGRQVTEEIVADLARSQITTVSGLAKGIDSVAHQAALDAGGRSIAVFACGLDIVYPSENADLARRIMQQGALISEYPLGTRPRADNFPRRNRIMSGLSMGVLVVEADITSGAMITARFALEQNREVFAVPGSILSPASRGTNHLIQEGAKLVRDYTDILEELNLMTIARQIEMKEILPASDTESLLLKQLSAEPIHIDEVCRSSGLPVSTVSSTLAMMELKGLVKQMGPMSYILAREVREEYRVRVD
- the topA gene encoding type I DNA topoisomerase, translating into MAKNLVIVESPAKARTLLKILGSSYSLKASLGHIRDLPKSELGVDVENGFAPRYVVPKAKSKIVNELKKAVKNASTVYLATDPDREGEAIAWHLAEVTKSGRKPYRRVVFHEITSGAVKQAFQHSRSIDMQLVNAQQARRILDRLVGYKLSPLLWKKVRRGLSAGRVQSATVKIIVDREREIQGFVPVEYWTIEAELAKKGDKVPFRAMLIGLMDGAKVGIPNEQEASRVKGELEQASYRVYRVNMKKVNRQPAPPFITSTLQQEAWRKLRFTAKQTMAIAQQLYEGLPIDDEGSVGLITYMRTDSTRVASSAIAETRDYIGEKHGAQYLPSHTRIFRGTVRGAQEAHEAIRPTRIYREPSLVKKYLTASQYRLYDLIWKRMVASQMAAAVFDNTTVDIEAKCPETDYLLRTSSSVNVFPGFIVLYSESKDEADEEEKKGKLPSLRKNEDLKLLGIYLEQCFTQPSPRFTEATLVKMLEQWGIGRPSTYAPILSTIQDRGYVSKVRGCFQPTELGVLVNDLLNQHFADIIDIRFTASMEDELDDIVKKNRNWASVVQDFYTPFNKDLENAFQQAERVKLPVELTDETCPECGKPLAVKLGRYGKFLACSGYPECKYTKSYQLKTGVKCPECGGELVERVSKKKRIFYGCGNYPECTFAVFYKPLPDPCPKCGGLLTQHMGRYAKCTKCDYKGKLEREQ
- the xerC gene encoding tyrosine recombinase XerC, with the protein product MQEALNKYVNYLEAERGLSPYTVRNYTMDLIGNYARGSEKGFFQFLRVKQIDSLDEVDKQVLRDYMAWLMEQGVVKSSIARKLSAIRSFYRYLLREEKVSANPLEKVSSPKLDRRLPSFLTAEETVRLLEAPDLSTPQGLRNRALLELLYASGMRVSELESLNLEQLNMETKEIRVWGKGSKERMVLIGEPAAHALNNYLVQGRPVLLGKKKTNAVFLNQYGGRLPARRIQKILDRCARKAGIEKRVHPHVLRHTFATHLLDGGADLRVVQELLGHAQLATTQVYTHVSQSQARKIYQSAHPMARKRDNGVENE
- a CDS encoding aminopeptidase P family protein — protein: MPSWRPLRCILTSARVRRGRYISPPTRWPEREITGLKTNNRLSRLRQRLAELEVDAIFVSQPENRRYLSDFDGSAGYLLITDKDAVIATDFRYIEQVKQQSPDYRLFQIAGDMLDWFPELIADLRGQKLGLESQYISLAMHRQISDIMKKMESAPKSVFLEGLVESLRAIKDAEEIELIARAADISDKAFGYIEQNIKAGMTEKEVAWEVEKFMREHGSQAVPFDIIVASGPNAALPHARPSERVIQKGEPVLMDFGARVNGYASDLTRTICLGEPDDNFKKVYDVVLGAQLAAIELLKEGMTGEQADNLARTVITEAGYAEAFGHALGHGVGLAAHEAPRLGPGSGEKLVSGMVFTIEPGIYLPGWGGVRTEDLVVLENGKLRVLSKARKT
- the efp gene encoding elongation factor P, which encodes MISGGELRKGIIIELDGTLYQVVNYQHVKMKRTALARVKLRDLSAGHTTERSFQSDDKLVRARLDSRPMQYLYNDEDVYYFMDVESFEQIEINRARLGDTLNYLKEGFIVEVSSYKGEVVDIESPVAVELEVTATEPGFKGDTATGGSKPATLETGLTLQVPLFINEGDVIKVDTRTGEYLERSS
- a CDS encoding PHP domain-containing protein, whose translation is MSQLLKADLHVHTEYSMDCSMPLNVIIERCQQLGINCIAIADHGTVEGALEMQRIAPFTVIVAEEILTPHGELMGMFLKESIPSGLSVEQTIAQIRAQGGIVCVPHSFDVFRPSALSDKIVEEIAQEIEVIEVFNARSLLHRSYEKALAFTNKYNIAQSAGSDAHTPGEIGNACVEMPEFEGRDDFLQALAKGKIIGHRTSPLTHFASAWNKLKNRTWR